A window of the Salvelinus alpinus chromosome 25, SLU_Salpinus.1, whole genome shotgun sequence genome harbors these coding sequences:
- the LOC139553714 gene encoding CD209 antigen-like protein E isoform X1, translating into MALSVSAGDSEIIEVETNLSEDSANYVNRKTNTAKKEAEAVQKSGKMLYILFGVSFGLMCVLQVTLNISLRLAHSNFLEEQIKWLETSYNNLTEEKKQLQISYNNLTKERDKFPELKWRKFNSSLYYISNEYKTWEDSRQDCLKRGADLAVINSEEEQVFISQLNTKPWIGLTDKDSEGTWKWVDGTPLTTAFWFTEEPNDGAVNGEDCVSLYYHTQSVLKNWNDLACNTESIWICEIVNG; encoded by the exons ATGGCCTTGTCTGTCAGTGCAGGGGATTCTGAAATCATTGAGGTTGAAACAAACCTTTCTGAGGATTCGGCAAACTATGTCAATAGGAAGACAAACACAGCAAAAAAAGAGGCAGAGGCAGTCCAAAAATCGG GTAAAATGCTATATATACTGTTTGGTGTCAGCTTTGGGCTGATGTGTGTTCTGCAAGTCACTCTGAACATCTCCTTGCGTCTTGCCCACT CTAACTTCTTGGAGGAACAGATAAAATGGTTAGAGACCAGTTATAACAACCTGACTGAAGAGAAAAAACAGCTACAGAtcagttacaacaacctgactaaagagagagacaagTTCCCCGAGCTAA AATGGAGGAAGTTTAACTCCAGCTTGTACTACATCTCCAACGAGTATAAAACTTGGGAAGACAGCAGACAGGACTGTCTGAAAAGAGGAGCGGACCTGGCAGTCATAAACAGCGAAGAGGAAcag GTGTTTATCAGTCAACTGAACACCAAGCCCTGGATTGGTCTGACCGACAAGGATTCTGAGGGGACCTGGAAATGGGTGGACGGAACCCCACTGACCACAGC GTTTTGGTTTACTGAAGAGCCTAATGATGGAGCTGTGAATGGAGAGGACTGTGTCAGCCTTTATTACCATACCCAGTCTGTGTTGAAGAACTGGAATGACCTAGCATGCAACACAGAGTCGATATGGATCTGTGAGATTGTAAATGGCTGa
- the LOC139553714 gene encoding C-type lectin domain family 4 member M-like isoform X2 — translation MALSVSAGDSEIIEVETNLSEDSANYVNRKTNTAKKEAEAVQKSANFLEEQIKWLETSYNNLTEEKKQLQISYNNLTKERDKFPELKWRKFNSSLYYISNEYKTWEDSRQDCLKRGADLAVINSEEEQVFISQLNTKPWIGLTDKDSEGTWKWVDGTPLTTAFWFTEEPNDGAVNGEDCVSLYYHTQSVLKNWNDLACNTESIWICEIVNG, via the exons ATGGCCTTGTCTGTCAGTGCAGGGGATTCTGAAATCATTGAGGTTGAAACAAACCTTTCTGAGGATTCGGCAAACTATGTCAATAGGAAGACAAACACAGCAAAAAAAGAGGCAGAGGCAGTCCAAAAATCGG CTAACTTCTTGGAGGAACAGATAAAATGGTTAGAGACCAGTTATAACAACCTGACTGAAGAGAAAAAACAGCTACAGAtcagttacaacaacctgactaaagagagagacaagTTCCCCGAGCTAA AATGGAGGAAGTTTAACTCCAGCTTGTACTACATCTCCAACGAGTATAAAACTTGGGAAGACAGCAGACAGGACTGTCTGAAAAGAGGAGCGGACCTGGCAGTCATAAACAGCGAAGAGGAAcag GTGTTTATCAGTCAACTGAACACCAAGCCCTGGATTGGTCTGACCGACAAGGATTCTGAGGGGACCTGGAAATGGGTGGACGGAACCCCACTGACCACAGC GTTTTGGTTTACTGAAGAGCCTAATGATGGAGCTGTGAATGGAGAGGACTGTGTCAGCCTTTATTACCATACCCAGTCTGTGTTGAAGAACTGGAATGACCTAGCATGCAACACAGAGTCGATATGGATCTGTGAGATTGTAAATGGCTGa